A genomic window from Klebsiella quasipneumoniae subsp. quasipneumoniae includes:
- the fucU gene encoding L-fucose mutarotase, which produces MLKTISPLISPELLKVLAEMGHGDEIIFSDAHFPAHSMGPQVIRADGLRVSDLLQAIIPLFELDSYAPPLVMMAAVEGDALDPTVEQRYRQALSAQAPCPDIVRIDRFAFYDRAQKAFAIVITGECAKYGNILLKKGVTP; this is translated from the coding sequence ATGCTCAAAACCATTTCCCCGCTGATATCGCCGGAACTGCTGAAAGTGCTGGCCGAAATGGGCCATGGGGATGAAATTATTTTTTCCGATGCCCACTTCCCGGCGCACAGCATGGGTCCGCAGGTGATCCGTGCCGACGGCCTGCGGGTCAGCGACCTGCTGCAGGCGATTATCCCGCTGTTCGAGTTAGACAGCTACGCGCCGCCGCTGGTGATGATGGCTGCCGTCGAAGGCGATGCCCTCGACCCGACGGTGGAACAGCGCTATCGGCAGGCGCTCTCGGCGCAGGCCCCCTGCCCGGACATCGTGCGGATTGACCGCTTCGCCTTCTACGACCGGGCGCAAAAAGCCTTTGCGATCGTTATCACAGGAGAGTGCGCTAAGTACGGAAATATCCTTTTAAAAAAAGGAGTCACGCCGTAA
- the rlmM gene encoding 23S rRNA (cytidine(2498)-2'-O)-methyltransferase RlmM produces the protein MNKVVLYCRPGFEKECAAEITDKAARLEVFGFARVKEDSGYVIFEGYQQDDGEKLVRDLPFSSLIFARQMFVVGELLRDLPPEDRITPIVGMLQGVVEKGGDLRVEVADTNESKELMKFCRKFTVPLRAALREAGVLTRYETPKRPVVHVFFIAPGCCYTGYSYSNNNSPFYMGIPRLKFPSDAPSRSTLKLEEAFHVFIPADEWDERLANGMYAVDLGACPGGWTYQLVKRNMWVSSVDNGPMAQSLMDTGQVTWLREDGFRYRPNRNNISWMVCDMVEKPAKVAALMAQWLVNGWCRETIFNLKLPMKKRYEEVSQNLAYIQAQLDEHGINAQIQARQLYHDREEVTVHVRRLWAAVGGRRDER, from the coding sequence ATGAATAAGGTTGTCCTCTATTGTCGCCCTGGGTTTGAGAAAGAGTGCGCAGCAGAAATTACCGATAAGGCAGCCCGCCTTGAGGTGTTTGGTTTTGCCCGGGTCAAAGAAGACTCTGGTTATGTGATTTTTGAAGGCTATCAGCAGGATGATGGCGAGAAGCTGGTGCGCGATCTGCCGTTCAGCTCGTTGATCTTCGCCCGCCAGATGTTTGTGGTCGGCGAACTGCTGCGCGACCTGCCGCCGGAGGATCGCATCACGCCGATCGTCGGCATGCTTCAGGGCGTGGTGGAGAAGGGCGGCGATCTGCGCGTCGAGGTGGCGGACACTAACGAAAGCAAAGAGCTGATGAAGTTCTGCCGCAAGTTTACCGTGCCGCTGCGCGCGGCGCTGCGCGAAGCGGGCGTCCTGACCCGCTATGAAACGCCGAAGCGTCCGGTGGTGCATGTGTTCTTTATCGCCCCGGGCTGCTGCTATACCGGCTACTCGTACAGCAACAACAACTCGCCGTTCTATATGGGCATTCCGCGGCTGAAGTTTCCGTCCGACGCCCCGAGCCGCTCCACCCTCAAGCTGGAAGAGGCGTTCCACGTCTTTATTCCGGCGGACGAGTGGGACGAGCGCCTGGCGAACGGCATGTATGCCGTCGACCTTGGCGCCTGCCCGGGCGGCTGGACCTATCAGCTGGTGAAGCGCAACATGTGGGTCTCTTCGGTCGATAACGGTCCGATGGCCCAGAGCCTGATGGATACCGGCCAGGTGACCTGGCTGCGCGAAGACGGTTTCCGCTATCGTCCGAACCGCAACAACATCTCGTGGATGGTCTGCGATATGGTGGAGAAGCCGGCGAAAGTGGCGGCGCTGATGGCGCAGTGGCTGGTCAACGGCTGGTGCCGGGAGACCATCTTCAACCTCAAGCTGCCGATGAAAAAGCGCTACGAAGAGGTGTCGCAGAACCTGGCCTATATTCAGGCCCAGCTGGACGAGCACGGGATTAACGCCCAGATCCAGGCGCGTCAGCTGTACCACGATCGTGAAGAGGTGACCGTTCACGTGCGTCGCCTGTGGGCCGCCGTCGGCGGACGTCGCGACGAGCGTTAA
- a CDS encoding DUF423 domain-containing protein, producing the protein MTSRFMLIFAAISGFIFVALGAFGAHVLSQSLGAAEMAWIHTGLEYQAFHTLAIFGLAVAMQRRISIWFYWSSVFLALGTVLFSGSLYCLALSHLRLWAFVTPVGGVSFLAGWVLMLIGAIRLKRKGVVHE; encoded by the coding sequence ATGACCAGCCGTTTTATGCTGATATTCGCCGCGATTAGCGGCTTTATCTTTGTGGCTCTGGGTGCCTTCGGCGCGCATGTCTTAAGTCAATCGCTCGGCGCGGCGGAGATGGCCTGGATCCATACCGGCCTGGAGTATCAGGCCTTCCATACCCTGGCGATTTTTGGTCTGGCGGTGGCGATGCAGCGTCGGATCAGTATCTGGTTCTACTGGAGCAGCGTGTTTCTGGCGTTAGGGACCGTGCTGTTCAGCGGCAGCCTCTACTGCCTGGCGCTCTCTCATTTACGCCTGTGGGCGTTCGTGACCCCGGTGGGCGGCGTGAGCTTCCTCGCCGGCTGGGTTTTAATGTTAATTGGTGCAATTCGTCTGAAACGTAAGGGCGTTGTTCATGAATAA
- the fucR gene encoding L-fucose operon activator: protein MKAARQQAIVDLLINHSSLTTETLSKQLNVSRETIRRDLSELQAQGKVLRNHGRAKVIHQRSQDSGDPFHMRLKSHYAHKADIAREALAWIDEGMVIALDASSTCWYLARQLPDRPLHVFTNSQPICQELAKRDQIVLTCSGGTLQRKYGCYVNPALISQLKSLEIDLFIFSCEGIDPQGALWDSNAFNADFKSILLKRAAQSLLLIDKSKFNRSGEARIGHLDDVTHIVSDAPQP from the coding sequence ATGAAAGCGGCCCGCCAGCAGGCGATCGTCGATCTCCTGATCAACCACAGCAGCCTGACCACCGAAACGTTGTCAAAACAGCTCAACGTCAGCAGGGAAACCATTCGCCGCGATCTCAGCGAGCTGCAGGCGCAGGGCAAAGTGCTGCGCAACCACGGCCGGGCCAAAGTGATCCACCAGCGCAGCCAGGACAGCGGCGACCCTTTCCACATGCGCCTGAAAAGCCATTACGCGCATAAAGCCGACATCGCCCGCGAAGCGCTGGCCTGGATTGACGAAGGCATGGTCATCGCCCTCGATGCCAGCTCCACCTGCTGGTACCTCGCCCGCCAGCTGCCGGACCGCCCGCTGCACGTTTTTACCAACAGCCAGCCCATCTGCCAGGAGCTGGCCAAACGCGATCAGATCGTCCTCACCTGCTCCGGCGGCACCCTGCAGCGGAAATATGGCTGCTACGTTAACCCGGCGCTGATTTCCCAGCTGAAATCGCTGGAGATCGATCTGTTTATTTTTTCCTGCGAAGGCATCGACCCGCAGGGCGCGCTGTGGGACTCCAATGCGTTCAATGCCGACTTCAAATCGATCCTGCTTAAGCGGGCGGCGCAGTCGCTGCTGCTGATCGATAAAAGTAAGTTCAACCGTTCCGGCGAGGCGAGAATTGGTCATCTGGATGACGTGACGCATATTGTGTCGGATGCGCCGCAGCCTTAA
- the gcvA gene encoding glycine cleavage system transcriptional regulator GcvA → MSKRLPPLNALRVFDAAARHLSFTRAADELFVTQAAVSHQIKSLEDFLGLKLFRRRNRSLLLTEEGQSYFQDIKEIFSQLTEATRKLQARSAKGALTVSLLPSFAIQWLVPRLTSFNSAYPGIDVRIQAVDRQEDKLADDVDVAIFYGRGNWPGLRVEKLYAEYLLPVCSPLLLTGDKALKTPADLAQHTLLHDASRRDWQTYTRQLGLSHINVQQGPIFSHSAMVLQAAIHGQGVALANNVMAQSEIEAGRLVCPFNDVLVSKNAFYLVCHDSQAELGKIAAFRQWILAKAASEQEKFRFRYEQ, encoded by the coding sequence ATGTCGAAGCGATTACCTCCTCTGAATGCATTACGTGTTTTTGATGCAGCCGCACGCCATCTCAGCTTCACTCGGGCAGCCGATGAGCTTTTTGTGACGCAGGCCGCAGTCAGCCACCAAATCAAGTCTCTCGAGGATTTTCTGGGCCTTAAGCTGTTCCGTCGGCGCAATCGTTCGCTGCTGTTAACGGAAGAAGGGCAAAGCTATTTTCAGGATATTAAAGAGATTTTTTCGCAACTGACGGAAGCGACGCGTAAACTGCAGGCGCGCAGCGCCAAAGGGGCCTTAACGGTCAGTTTATTGCCAAGTTTTGCCATCCAGTGGCTGGTGCCGAGACTCACAAGCTTTAACTCAGCTTATCCGGGAATCGACGTCAGGATCCAGGCGGTGGACCGTCAGGAGGATAAGCTGGCGGACGATGTCGACGTGGCGATTTTTTACGGTCGCGGCAACTGGCCGGGCCTGCGAGTGGAAAAACTGTACGCCGAGTATCTGCTGCCGGTCTGTTCCCCGCTGCTGCTCACCGGCGACAAGGCATTGAAAACGCCTGCCGATCTGGCGCAACATACGCTGCTTCACGATGCGTCCCGCCGCGACTGGCAAACTTATACCCGCCAGCTGGGTCTAAGCCATATTAATGTGCAGCAGGGACCGATTTTCAGCCATAGCGCGATGGTGCTGCAGGCGGCCATTCATGGGCAGGGCGTGGCGCTGGCCAACAACGTCATGGCGCAGTCCGAAATTGAAGCCGGTCGCCTGGTGTGTCCGTTTAATGATGTTCTGGTCAGTAAGAATGCGTTTTACCTTGTTTGCCATGACAGTCAGGCAGAACTGGGTAAAATAGCCGCTTTCCGGCAGTGGATTCTGGCGAAAGCGGCAAGTGAACAAGAAAAATTCCGCTTTCGTTATGAACAATAA